A DNA window from Brenneria izadpanahii contains the following coding sequences:
- a CDS encoding alpha/beta fold hydrolase yields the protein MSTNVPFLLLPGLLGSPRLYQEQIFSLWRLGEVFISNTSLDPSIEGIAKRVLSCAPPRFNLVGLSMGGYIAFEIIRQAAERVEKLILLDTTARADTPEISASRRSIIGLAENGGFSDIVNSAYSAGVHPSRVNDHLLKETVLKMAHDVGEAGFVRQLHAIIGRPDSRQLLKGINCETLILVGDTDRLTPKEHSEEMAGEIKKSTLIIVPECGHISTLEQPLFVNNAITSWLKAR from the coding sequence ATGTCGACTAACGTTCCGTTTCTGCTTCTTCCCGGATTGTTGGGATCGCCGAGGTTATATCAGGAGCAAATTTTTTCATTGTGGCGGCTGGGGGAGGTTTTTATCTCTAACACGTCGCTGGATCCTTCTATCGAAGGCATCGCAAAAAGGGTCTTGTCTTGCGCGCCGCCACGATTCAACCTTGTTGGGTTGTCAATGGGAGGATACATTGCCTTTGAAATTATTCGTCAGGCTGCTGAGCGCGTAGAGAAACTCATCTTATTGGATACAACGGCAAGAGCCGATACGCCTGAAATATCCGCGTCACGGCGGAGTATTATTGGCTTGGCTGAAAATGGCGGATTTTCCGATATTGTCAATAGCGCCTATTCCGCTGGCGTTCACCCCTCTCGCGTAAATGATCATTTGTTAAAAGAAACGGTTTTAAAAATGGCTCATGATGTCGGGGAAGCTGGGTTTGTCCGGCAGTTGCACGCCATTATCGGACGTCCAGATTCACGACAATTATTAAAAGGTATAAATTGCGAAACGTTAATACTTGTCGGGGATACCGATAGGTTAACGCCCAAGGAACATTCAGAAGAAATGGCAGGCGAAATTAAGAAGTCGACACTAATCATTGTTCCTGAATGCGGCCATATTTCGACGTTGGAGCAGCCTTTATTTGTCAATAACGCCATCACATCATGGCTAAAAGCGCGTTAA
- a CDS encoding SDR family NAD(P)-dependent oxidoreductase, which translates to MKIDLSGKTALVTASTAGIGLAIAQGLAESGASVLLNGRSADSVARAKDKLLDLYPQAQVDGIAADLATGSGVEALIAALPGIDILVNNAGIYGPQDFFATDDAVWERYWQTNVMSGVRLARALLPAMTDKGWGRVVFISSESARNIPADMIHYGVTKTAQLSLSRGLAKRVAGSGVTVNSVLPGPTLSDGFADMMAEEAARTGKPLETLGREFVMANRPSSVIQRAASVEEVANMVVYVCSPQASATSGAALRVDGGVIDDIV; encoded by the coding sequence ATGAAAATCGATCTATCCGGCAAAACCGCATTGGTCACCGCTTCCACCGCAGGCATCGGACTGGCGATCGCCCAGGGTCTGGCTGAAAGCGGCGCCAGCGTATTGCTCAACGGCCGCAGCGCCGACAGCGTAGCCAGGGCGAAAGACAAACTGCTCGATTTGTATCCGCAGGCTCAGGTCGACGGTATTGCCGCCGATCTGGCAACGGGTTCCGGCGTGGAAGCGCTAATCGCCGCTTTACCGGGGATCGATATCCTGGTCAATAACGCGGGTATCTACGGTCCGCAGGATTTTTTCGCTACCGACGACGCCGTTTGGGAACGCTACTGGCAGACCAATGTGATGTCGGGCGTGCGTTTGGCGCGCGCGTTGCTGCCGGCGATGACGGATAAAGGCTGGGGCCGGGTGGTGTTCATCTCCTCGGAGTCGGCGCGCAATATTCCGGCCGATATGATCCATTATGGCGTCACCAAGACCGCGCAGTTGTCGCTTTCCCGCGGGCTAGCCAAACGCGTGGCCGGCAGCGGCGTCACGGTTAACAGCGTGCTGCCGGGGCCGACCCTTTCCGATGGCTTCGCCGACATGATGGCGGAAGAGGCGGCGCGCACCGGCAAGCCGTTGGAGACGCTGGGGCGCGAGTTCGTCATGGCCAATCGTCCCAGTTCCGTTATTCAGCGCGCCGCTTCGGTCGAGGAAGTCGCCAATATGGTGGTTTATGTCTGCTCGCCGCAGGCCTCGGCCACATCCGGCGCCGCGCTGCGCGTGGACGGCGGCGTGATTGACGATATTGTCTGA
- a CDS encoding helix-turn-helix transcriptional regulator produces MKHDTHDVANMLTPSGLPAARCRLYSMARPYLRRPHQVAGFRFFDATLLLIKSGRLNLRRDGDSSLQLDNAKQLILVAPQTLVDIGKTPDPATGSFQSLYLSFSPELIAEFYRDHAQLFTALAPFTGFKALALDGELQDTLDYCLRGLNAESSSYSVQKHRLSGVLIALAERGFIFMPQASEPLASRLTALLAASPEFAWTAANAGRRLGMSEATLRRRLAEEQTQFRTILQDIRMHHAMTLLQTTRWSLSQIADACGYRAASRFSLRFKQRFGCSPVDIR; encoded by the coding sequence ATGAAGCATGACACCCATGATGTCGCCAATATGCTGACGCCTTCTGGGTTGCCGGCGGCTCGCTGCCGGCTCTATTCGATGGCGCGACCTTATCTGCGGCGCCCGCATCAGGTCGCGGGTTTCCGTTTTTTTGACGCGACGCTGCTATTGATAAAATCAGGACGATTGAACCTCCGCCGCGATGGGGATTCATCCCTGCAATTGGATAACGCAAAGCAGCTCATACTGGTTGCCCCGCAAACGCTGGTCGACATCGGCAAAACGCCCGATCCGGCGACGGGTTCGTTTCAGTCGTTATACCTAAGCTTTTCTCCCGAACTCATTGCCGAATTTTATCGCGATCATGCGCAACTCTTTACCGCGCTAGCGCCGTTTACCGGCTTTAAAGCGCTGGCGCTGGACGGCGAGTTGCAAGACACGCTGGATTATTGCTTGCGCGGACTTAACGCCGAATCGTCAAGTTACTCGGTGCAAAAACATCGTTTAAGCGGCGTACTGATTGCGCTGGCCGAGCGCGGGTTCATCTTTATGCCGCAAGCCTCGGAGCCTCTCGCCAGCCGGCTGACCGCACTGTTGGCCGCTTCGCCGGAGTTCGCCTGGACGGCGGCGAATGCAGGCCGGCGGCTTGGAATGAGCGAAGCGACGCTAAGACGACGCTTAGCAGAGGAACAGACTCAATTCCGCACGATACTACAAGATATCCGCATGCATCACGCGATGACCCTGCTGCAAACTACGCGCTGGAGCCTTTCTCAAATCGCCGATGCCTGTGGTTATCGCGCCGCTTCCCGCTTCTCATTGCGTTTTAAACAACGATTCGGCTGCTCCCCCGTCGATATCCGCTGA
- a CDS encoding MFS transporter — MILSQVRQGVFSHNKLLLICGTGWLFDAMDVGLLSFILAALKQDWGLTAAQMGLIGSVNSIGMAVGAFIFGLYADRKGRKAAFMLTLLMFSVASGLSAFAWGLGSLLVLRFFIGMGLGGELPVASTLVSESVAPEVRGRVVVLLESFWAVGWLLAALIAYFLIPLPSVGWRGAMLLCALPAFYALYLRFRLPDSPHYLHLSQQDKESSFLSKIAALWAIEYRRRSLMLWIVWFCVVFSYYGMFLWLPSVMMMKGFDLVKSFGYVLIMTVAQLPGYFSVAWLIERVGRRWVLAVYLLGTLVSAYFFGMADSSGQLLFFGSLLSFFNLGAWGALYAYTPEQYATRVRTTGAGVAAAIGRIGGILGPLMVGYLVSAGVPIGGIFSLFSMAILLAVLAIVILGKETKQIAL; from the coding sequence ATGATTTTGTCTCAGGTTCGGCAAGGCGTTTTCTCGCACAATAAATTGTTGTTGATATGCGGAACTGGGTGGCTGTTCGATGCGATGGACGTTGGTCTATTGTCCTTCATTTTAGCCGCCCTGAAACAGGATTGGGGGCTGACGGCAGCGCAGATGGGGCTGATTGGCAGCGTAAATTCCATCGGCATGGCGGTCGGCGCCTTTATCTTCGGCCTCTATGCCGACAGAAAAGGGCGCAAGGCGGCCTTTATGCTCACGCTGCTGATGTTCAGCGTCGCCAGCGGATTGAGCGCGTTTGCCTGGGGATTGGGCAGTCTGCTGGTGCTGCGTTTTTTCATCGGCATGGGACTGGGCGGCGAATTGCCGGTGGCCTCGACGCTCGTCAGCGAGAGCGTCGCGCCCGAAGTGCGCGGACGCGTCGTCGTGCTGCTGGAAAGCTTCTGGGCCGTGGGCTGGCTGCTGGCGGCGCTGATCGCCTATTTCCTTATTCCATTGCCCAGCGTCGGCTGGCGCGGCGCGATGCTTCTGTGCGCGTTGCCGGCGTTTTACGCGCTCTATCTGCGTTTCAGACTGCCGGATTCGCCTCACTACCTCCATCTAAGCCAGCAAGACAAAGAATCATCGTTCCTTAGCAAAATCGCGGCGCTGTGGGCCATAGAGTACCGCCGCCGCAGCCTCATGCTGTGGATTGTGTGGTTCTGCGTGGTTTTCTCCTATTACGGCATGTTCCTGTGGCTGCCCAGCGTCATGATGATGAAGGGCTTCGATCTGGTAAAAAGTTTCGGCTATGTCCTGATTATGACCGTCGCCCAACTGCCGGGCTATTTTTCGGTGGCTTGGCTGATTGAACGGGTAGGGCGGCGGTGGGTGCTGGCGGTCTATCTGCTGGGAACGTTGGTCAGCGCCTATTTCTTCGGCATGGCCGATTCCAGCGGTCAGTTGCTGTTTTTCGGCTCTTTGCTCTCCTTCTTTAACCTGGGCGCCTGGGGAGCGTTGTATGCCTATACGCCAGAGCAATACGCCACCAGGGTCAGAACCACCGGGGCCGGCGTCGCCGCCGCTATCGGGCGCATCGGAGGGATCCTGGGGCCGTTGATGGTGGGATATCTGGTTTCGGCCGGCGTACCCATCGGCGGCATCTTCTCACTATTCAGCATGGCGATTCTGCTGGCGGTGCTGGCGATCGTGATTTTGGGGAAAGAAACCAAGCAGATTGCGTTGTAA
- a CDS encoding SDR family oxidoreductase yields MHTKLTGQKVLVVGGSSGLGLAIAKAFAGEEADVTIASRNQAKLQAAAAEIGHGAHTAVLDTTDNAGVEAFFAQAGNFDHVVISAAQTPGGPVRQLPLADANAAMNSKFWGAYHVARAAKINERGTLTFISGFLSVRPGNWVLQGAINAALESLGRGLALELAPQKIRVNTVSPGMIATPLWDGMDAQARQAMYDNAAATLPARVMGQPEDIANAVLFLATTPYATGSTVLVDGGGAIA; encoded by the coding sequence ATGCATACAAAACTTACCGGGCAAAAAGTTCTGGTCGTCGGCGGCAGTTCAGGGTTGGGGTTGGCCATCGCCAAGGCGTTTGCCGGGGAAGAGGCCGATGTCACGATTGCCTCACGCAATCAGGCGAAACTGCAAGCGGCGGCGGCCGAGATTGGTCACGGGGCGCATACCGCCGTGCTCGATACCACGGATAACGCCGGCGTCGAAGCGTTCTTTGCCCAGGCGGGGAATTTCGACCATGTCGTGATTAGCGCGGCCCAGACGCCGGGAGGGCCGGTCCGTCAACTGCCGCTGGCTGACGCCAACGCGGCGATGAACAGTAAATTCTGGGGAGCCTATCACGTCGCGCGCGCGGCCAAGATCAACGAAAGAGGAACGCTGACGTTTATTTCGGGGTTCTTGAGCGTGCGTCCGGGCAACTGGGTATTGCAGGGCGCGATCAATGCCGCCCTGGAATCGCTGGGCCGCGGCCTGGCCCTGGAGCTGGCGCCGCAAAAAATCCGCGTTAATACCGTGTCGCCCGGCATGATCGCCACGCCGCTCTGGGATGGGATGGATGCGCAAGCGCGTCAGGCCATGTACGATAATGCCGCGGCGACGCTGCCGGCGCGCGTCATGGGGCAGCCGGAGGATATCGCCAACGCGGTGTTGTTCCTCGCGACGACGCCCTATGCGACCGGCTCGACGGTGCTGGTGGACGGCGGCGGCGCGATTGCGTAA
- a CDS encoding MarR family winged helix-turn-helix transcriptional regulator: MFENTLFHVIRVILQEHTARWSTLMPDLTKPQYAVLEALDREPELDQLSLGQASATTRATLTEMLSRMEKRGLIERRTDEKDGRQKRVTITPEGRKMLLEARPVADRVTDSLIHELSPEELAQLQQLLQKMLRQARKQEKFD, from the coding sequence ATGTTTGAAAACACATTATTTCATGTTATCCGGGTCATTCTTCAGGAGCATACGGCCCGTTGGTCGACGCTGATGCCCGACCTGACGAAGCCGCAATACGCGGTGCTTGAAGCCCTGGATCGGGAGCCGGAACTCGATCAGTTATCTCTTGGTCAGGCCAGCGCGACAACGCGGGCCACGCTGACCGAAATGCTTTCGCGCATGGAAAAACGCGGGCTAATAGAGCGGCGAACGGATGAAAAGGATGGCCGGCAGAAACGGGTCACCATAACGCCCGAAGGACGTAAGATGCTGCTTGAGGCACGTCCGGTCGCCGATCGGGTTACCGACAGTTTAATTCACGAATTAAGCCCGGAAGAGTTGGCGCAACTTCAGCAACTCCTGCAAAAAATGCTCAGGCAAGCCAGAAAGCAAGAAAAATTCGACTGA
- a CDS encoding LysR family transcriptional regulator, giving the protein MKNIIHQSPAVFPTERLKGIVPFVCAADAGSFASAAQQLNLTSSAVSKSVARLEGRLGIVLFERTTRSLKLTDAGRAYYETCAKILAELTEAEAMLAAQRREPMGAVHVALPASFGRLRVMPVLLRFSVQYPDVRPHLTFSDRFVDFAEEGIDLAVRIGGPPNFPPSLARRYLGSERLIFCAAPTYLERRGTPAAIEQLQEHDCIAYGRSDGTQSPWLYASGNGKIGQYFVRPYIVASDAEAQLAYVREGLGIAQLATWLVQDDLRDGTLVEVMAEQAADGLPLHLLWPVARQLTPKVSVLARLLETQLRIR; this is encoded by the coding sequence TTGAAGAATATAATTCATCAATCACCCGCGGTTTTTCCTACCGAGCGGCTCAAAGGCATCGTCCCGTTTGTCTGCGCGGCCGATGCCGGCAGCTTTGCATCGGCCGCGCAGCAGCTTAATCTCACCAGTTCCGCGGTGAGCAAAAGCGTGGCCCGGCTCGAAGGCCGTCTGGGGATCGTGCTGTTCGAGCGCACGACGCGCAGTCTGAAACTTACGGACGCCGGGCGCGCCTACTACGAAACCTGCGCCAAGATCTTGGCGGAACTGACCGAAGCGGAGGCCATGCTCGCGGCGCAAAGGCGTGAACCGATGGGCGCAGTGCACGTAGCGCTGCCCGCATCGTTCGGGCGGCTCCGGGTGATGCCGGTGCTGCTCCGCTTTTCCGTGCAATATCCGGACGTTCGCCCGCATCTGACGTTCTCCGATCGTTTTGTCGACTTTGCCGAGGAGGGCATCGATCTGGCCGTGCGCATCGGCGGCCCGCCGAACTTCCCGCCGTCGCTCGCGCGGCGCTACCTCGGCAGCGAGCGTCTGATTTTCTGCGCTGCGCCGACTTATCTTGAGCGACGCGGCACGCCCGCGGCGATTGAACAATTGCAAGAACACGATTGCATCGCCTATGGGCGAAGCGACGGCACGCAGTCCCCTTGGTTATACGCGTCCGGCAACGGCAAGATCGGGCAATATTTCGTCCGTCCGTATATTGTCGCCAGCGATGCCGAAGCCCAGCTCGCCTACGTGCGGGAGGGGCTGGGCATCGCTCAGCTTGCGACCTGGCTGGTGCAGGACGATCTGCGCGACGGGACTCTGGTGGAGGTGATGGCGGAACAGGCGGCCGACGGGCTGCCGCTCCACCTGTTATGGCCGGTTGCGCGGCAATTGACGCCGAAGGTCAGCGTCCTGGCGCGGCTACTTGAAACCCAACTGCGTATTCGATGA
- a CDS encoding cation:dicarboxylate symporter family transporter → MNTSPVTPGAARRTPWYRRLGTQVFISLILGIATGLIFPLFATQFKLLGDMFLNLIKAGVAPLVFLTIVHGIASAGDARSAGRIAWRAFVYFEAVSTFALILGLMAGNIIKIGGGMSPQQGGAPALDIQPAATPGFAEFLIHIVPDNFIGAFAKGELLQVVVLAVMVGIGILAIPTERRTLVNNSLDMISEILFAFINLVMKLAPLGTFGAVAYSVGSNGSTVLLALAELVLVFYAVIALFVILGMGLIARLAGFSIWRFLRYIKDELIIVLGTASSESVLPRLLIKLERLGCAKQTVGLVLPTGYAFNLDGTSIFMSMGVMFISHAYGVPLSLETQIGILLLMLLTSKGAATVSGGSFVVFAATVTSTGILPVEGLALIFGVYRFMSMAIATCNTVGNSVATVVVAKWSGTFDAGQAERHLYPERYPETAQEDEDLDNRAMLPEHQELESKSESSARRP, encoded by the coding sequence ATGAATACTTCACCAGTCACTCCAGGGGCGGCCAGGCGGACACCGTGGTATCGGCGTCTGGGCACTCAGGTTTTCATTTCACTTATTCTGGGGATTGCAACCGGCCTCATTTTTCCGTTATTCGCCACACAATTCAAGCTGCTGGGCGATATGTTCCTGAATCTGATCAAGGCAGGCGTCGCGCCGCTGGTTTTTCTCACCATTGTTCACGGCATTGCCTCCGCGGGCGACGCCCGCAGTGCCGGACGCATAGCCTGGCGCGCTTTCGTCTACTTCGAAGCGGTCTCGACCTTCGCTCTGATCCTGGGACTGATGGCGGGCAATATCATCAAAATAGGCGGCGGCATGTCGCCGCAGCAAGGCGGCGCTCCCGCGCTGGATATCCAACCCGCCGCTACGCCGGGTTTCGCCGAATTTCTGATCCACATCGTACCTGACAATTTCATCGGCGCTTTTGCCAAAGGGGAACTGCTGCAGGTCGTGGTTCTGGCGGTCATGGTGGGTATCGGTATCCTTGCCATTCCCACCGAGCGGCGAACGCTGGTCAACAATAGTCTGGATATGATCTCCGAAATTCTGTTTGCTTTTATCAATCTGGTGATGAAGCTCGCGCCGCTGGGCACCTTCGGCGCGGTCGCTTACTCGGTGGGGAGCAACGGTTCGACGGTACTGCTCGCGCTGGCGGAACTGGTGCTGGTGTTTTACGCGGTGATTGCGCTTTTCGTCATCCTCGGCATGGGGCTGATCGCGCGGCTGGCCGGGTTCAGCATATGGCGCTTTCTACGCTATATAAAAGACGAGCTTATCATCGTGCTCGGCACCGCCTCCTCCGAAAGCGTGCTGCCCCGCCTGTTGATTAAACTTGAACGCCTCGGCTGCGCCAAACAGACCGTGGGCCTGGTATTGCCGACCGGCTACGCCTTTAATCTCGATGGCACCTCCATCTTCATGTCGATGGGCGTCATGTTCATCTCTCATGCCTACGGCGTTCCGCTATCGCTGGAAACCCAGATCGGCATCTTGCTGTTGATGCTGCTGACTTCCAAAGGGGCGGCGACGGTTTCAGGCGGCTCATTCGTGGTATTCGCCGCCACCGTGACCTCAACCGGCATTCTGCCCGTTGAGGGGCTGGCGCTGATTTTCGGCGTCTATCGTTTTATGTCCATGGCGATCGCCACCTGCAACACCGTCGGCAACAGCGTGGCCACCGTGGTGGTCGCTAAATGGTCAGGCACTTTCGACGCCGGTCAGGCCGAGCGGCATCTCTACCCGGAGCGCTATCCTGAAACGGCGCAGGAAGACGAAGATCTGGATAACCGCGCGATGCTGCCTGAACATCAGGAGCTGGAGTCAAAGTCGGAGTCGTCGGCGCGGCGGCCCTGA
- a CDS encoding LysR family transcriptional regulator, which yields MNLIGDLPGLIAFERIASLGSFTAASLELGISLSVVSKRLANFEQRLGVHLLNRSTRKLSLTDEGRQLFTHAVRIIAELKQAQETLIRQSEDVSGVLKITAPNGFGRRRLVPLLAGFSELHPQIHIQLQLSDDVIDLISQGFDLALRYGELPDSSLIARFLAPNRRVLCASPVYLRRRGHPQNLADLAHHDCIQIGGAAAAEWRFDDGQPVRITARTVCNDGEAAHAMSLAGMGIVLKSFLDVADDLASGALVQVLPQHAVSAAPLNAVYPHGHQVTPRLRAFIDYMAARLAR from the coding sequence ATGAACTTAATCGGTGATCTTCCAGGACTTATCGCCTTTGAACGTATCGCATCGCTGGGAAGTTTTACCGCGGCGTCCCTTGAACTGGGCATATCGCTGTCGGTAGTCAGTAAACGCCTGGCTAATTTCGAGCAACGGTTGGGCGTGCATTTGCTGAACAGAAGTACGCGCAAGCTATCGCTCACCGATGAAGGCAGACAGCTCTTTACTCACGCGGTGCGGATCATCGCCGAATTAAAGCAGGCCCAGGAGACGCTGATACGCCAGAGCGAGGATGTATCCGGCGTGCTTAAAATTACGGCGCCAAACGGCTTCGGACGGAGACGGCTGGTTCCCTTATTGGCGGGCTTCAGCGAACTGCACCCCCAAATACACATTCAATTACAGCTCAGCGATGACGTTATCGACCTGATATCACAAGGATTCGACCTTGCGCTTCGCTATGGCGAACTGCCCGATTCCAGTTTAATCGCCCGATTTCTGGCGCCCAATCGCCGCGTACTGTGCGCCTCTCCCGTCTATCTGCGCCGCCGGGGCCACCCGCAAAACCTTGCCGACCTCGCCCATCACGACTGCATACAAATCGGGGGAGCGGCAGCGGCCGAGTGGCGTTTTGACGACGGACAACCGGTACGCATCACCGCCCGCACCGTATGCAACGACGGCGAAGCCGCTCACGCCATGTCGCTGGCGGGAATGGGCATTGTGTTGAAATCGTTTCTCGACGTGGCCGACGATCTGGCGAGCGGCGCCCTCGTCCAGGTTCTGCCCCAGCATGCGGTATCCGCCGCCCCGCTAAACGCAGTCTACCCGCACGGTCATCAGGTCACGCCGAGGCTGCGGGCGTTTATCGATTATATGGCCGCGCGATTGGCGCGTTAA
- a CDS encoding YbhB/YbcL family Raf kinase inhibitor-like protein, whose protein sequence is MKLTSQSFKPGSPIPGEFAFAIQDPDEHLALSSNKNPHLAWSDAPAETQSFVLICLDPHAPSSLDDVNQEGKEVAASLPRVNFFHWALVDIPAQIHEIAAGSHSDGITARGKPPLPADAGMRHGINDYTAWFKNDEQMSGDYYGYDGPCPPWNDAIAHDYTFTLYALDIPRLDLQGKFDGPAVLSAIAGHILAEASLTGTYSLNPNVR, encoded by the coding sequence ATGAAATTGACCAGCCAAAGTTTTAAACCGGGTTCACCCATTCCCGGCGAGTTTGCTTTCGCCATTCAGGATCCGGATGAGCATCTGGCGTTATCCAGCAATAAAAACCCGCACCTGGCCTGGAGCGACGCCCCGGCCGAAACGCAATCATTTGTATTAATATGCCTGGATCCGCACGCGCCGAGCAGCCTTGATGACGTCAACCAGGAAGGAAAAGAGGTCGCGGCATCATTGCCTCGCGTTAATTTTTTCCACTGGGCGCTGGTAGATATTCCCGCGCAGATCCATGAGATTGCCGCCGGCAGCCACAGCGACGGCATCACTGCGCGCGGAAAACCGCCGTTGCCTGCGGATGCGGGAATGCGCCATGGCATTAATGACTATACGGCATGGTTCAAAAACGATGAGCAGATGAGCGGCGATTACTACGGTTACGACGGCCCGTGTCCGCCGTGGAACGATGCCATTGCGCACGACTACACTTTTACTCTCTATGCGCTTGATATTCCGCGTTTGGATCTGCAAGGAAAATTCGACGGTCCGGCGGTATTATCGGCTATCGCCGGTCATATTCTGGCGGAAGCGAGCTTAACCGGTACCTACAGCCTCAATCCCAACGTGCGCTAA
- a CDS encoding SDR family oxidoreductase, whose protein sequence is MTNKALIVGASGIIGSALAEHLLACGWTVYGLSRGRSAVVPGCRPIIADLTDGESVASAVAGLDISHVFLTVWSKQATEKENIRVNGAMVRNVLEPLGRASTLRHAALVTGLKHYLGPFEAYASGAVPITPFREDQGRQPVENFYYEQEDRLFEAADRYGFTWSVHRPHTVIGFALGNAMNMGQTLAVYATLCKYANQPFVFPGSAAQWNGLTDMTDARLLARHLEWASTSKQAKNQDFNVVNGDIFRWKSMWSQLADYFGIEPAPFDGVLRPLEGRMQDAARQWANIAARHQLKESRIEQLASWWHTDADLGRPMEVVTDMTKSRKAGFLDYQSTPDAFFNLFDRLKAERLIPA, encoded by the coding sequence ATGACCAACAAAGCACTTATCGTCGGCGCCAGCGGCATCATCGGCAGCGCCCTGGCGGAACATCTTCTCGCATGCGGCTGGACGGTTTACGGCCTGTCGCGCGGACGTAGCGCCGTGGTGCCGGGCTGCCGTCCGATCATCGCCGACCTCACGGACGGCGAATCCGTCGCCAGCGCGGTGGCGGGGCTGGACATCAGCCATGTGTTCCTCACCGTATGGTCGAAACAGGCGACCGAAAAGGAGAATATCCGCGTCAACGGCGCCATGGTGCGCAACGTCCTCGAACCGCTCGGACGCGCCTCGACGCTCAGGCACGCGGCGTTGGTAACCGGCCTGAAACACTACCTCGGTCCGTTCGAAGCCTATGCATCGGGAGCCGTGCCGATCACGCCGTTTCGCGAGGATCAGGGCCGCCAACCGGTGGAAAATTTCTACTACGAGCAGGAAGACCGGCTTTTCGAAGCGGCCGACCGCTACGGCTTCACCTGGAGCGTGCATCGCCCGCATACGGTTATCGGGTTCGCGCTCGGCAACGCGATGAACATGGGCCAGACGCTGGCCGTCTACGCCACGCTCTGCAAATACGCCAATCAACCCTTCGTCTTCCCAGGATCGGCGGCGCAGTGGAACGGCCTCACGGACATGACCGATGCGCGCCTGCTCGCGCGGCATCTGGAGTGGGCGTCGACCAGCAAACAGGCGAAAAACCAGGATTTCAACGTGGTGAACGGCGACATTTTCCGCTGGAAATCGATGTGGTCGCAGTTGGCCGACTACTTCGGCATCGAGCCTGCGCCGTTCGACGGCGTATTGCGTCCGCTGGAAGGCCGGATGCAGGACGCCGCGCGTCAATGGGCCAACATCGCGGCGCGGCATCAACTGAAAGAAAGCCGCATCGAGCAGTTGGCGTCGTGGTGGCACACGGACGCCGATCTCGGCCGCCCGATGGAAGTCGTGACTGACATGACGAAGAGCCGCAAAGCCGGGTTCCTCGATTACCAGAGCACGCCTGATGCGTTTTTCAACCTGTTCGACCGACTGAAGGCGGAACGCCTTATTCCAGCCTGA
- a CDS encoding GntR family transcriptional regulator: MGKLNYIQLVRQLMDGITQGFFPLGSLLPTELQLCELYGTSRHTVRAALNELQLLGLVTRRKNVGTRVTATRVRNDFQPTPASLDDLVQFGKEHIRVVQNVGPVQVDGPLARTLSCTPDTLWLRISSLYLQDGGRMPIGWTDIYIEPDYAEIVADVHRQSDTLVCSLIENRFGRRVAGIRQEIRACTVTDGAMAKALQLKTGAAALKVVRHYLDATGRAFEISVTVHPEERFSVVLQLKRSDAAPSAEEEE; this comes from the coding sequence ATGGGCAAGCTCAACTACATCCAGCTAGTGCGCCAGTTAATGGACGGTATCACGCAGGGATTCTTTCCTCTGGGGTCGCTGTTGCCTACCGAACTCCAACTGTGTGAACTTTACGGCACCAGCCGCCACACCGTGCGCGCCGCCCTTAATGAGCTGCAACTGCTCGGTCTGGTTACGCGCAGAAAGAATGTCGGCACGCGCGTTACGGCCACGCGGGTACGCAATGATTTTCAGCCAACGCCGGCGTCGCTTGACGATCTGGTTCAGTTCGGCAAGGAGCATATCCGCGTAGTGCAGAATGTCGGCCCCGTTCAGGTTGACGGCCCGCTGGCCAGGACGCTGTCTTGCACCCCGGATACGCTGTGGTTACGTATTTCGAGCCTGTACCTTCAGGATGGCGGACGCATGCCGATCGGCTGGACCGACATCTATATCGAACCGGACTATGCGGAAATCGTGGCTGATGTCCATCGGCAATCGGACACGCTGGTCTGTTCCCTGATCGAAAACCGTTTCGGCCGCCGCGTGGCGGGAATCCGCCAGGAGATCCGCGCTTGCACCGTGACGGATGGCGCAATGGCGAAAGCGCTACAGTTGAAAACCGGCGCCGCCGCGCTGAAGGTGGTACGGCATTATCTTGATGCGACGGGCCGGGCGTTTGAAATTTCGGTGACGGTACATCCGGAAGAGCGTTTTTCCGTAGTGCTACAGCTTAAACGGTCGGACGCGGCTCCCAGCGCAGAGGAAGAAGAATGA